The Gigantopelta aegis isolate Gae_Host chromosome 3, Gae_host_genome, whole genome shotgun sequence genome segment tacctataattgaaaatatttggttgtaatttctATGGCCAAGGAAGATTGTAAATCAAAATAAGTAATTTAGGTCAAAATGCAACTTTGGTATAGCCCTTTTAATATTCAACTGATCGAACCTTGATGCGAATCGGAGTGGCTTATTTTGGCTTCTAAACAATTTGTACAATCTATATTATTCTTTgactatttatattttaaaatgttatacaatCAAAACTGAATGTTTAAAGACTTGATTCCATCTAAAATAGTAAGTCAAACCACTGTTTGATAATTATACAAACTTTTGACACTTTTTGAAGAGTTTTGGTTTGTCCTCCTCTAACCGACAGTTCGAACACACTCGCAGTTTTCTCTTCCCCGATCCCTCACTCGAGTGGTTCCGCTCACAGTTAGCGTCTGGGCTGGCACACGGAGTCGTCTCCAACTGGACGCCACAACCAGCTGCTTTCACCTTCTTCACCTTCCACACGTTTTCTTTCAATGTGGTGGTCACGTCGTGACCATCGACCAGACTATTAGCCGAGGTTTTGTCCTGAGACACAGTCTGGGTGGTATTGTGGTCCGGTAAAATGGATGCTTCGGTACGCAGACGCTGGCCAGGAAATGGAACATCTGAAACCTTGGTTTTGAAAGTAATCACGCAGGTTTGTTTTTTGCCTTTACTGTGCGGTTTGGCCTTCTGCTGTACACATGCTCCTGGTCCAGAGAAACTGAACACAGGGGGCTCTCTGGAATAGCCAAACATGTTGAGGTTGATTTTGAGCCCTCCGTTTTTGTCCTCCTTCACTTGGACATCAACTCTGTCGACCCCAAGGAACGGCATCTGCTCGTTGATCTGATCACAGAGAGTTGACCTGATTGTTGAACTCAGTTCGTCCTTCCGACACGTTCTCTCAATGCCCGGGCTCAAGTCGGACAGGAAGAGCTTTACCGTGTAGCTGTCGCCATCGTTCTCAATCTGCATTGTGAACTTGACCTCGCAGCAAGTGCAGCCTTTCTCGTGTTCGTCGGGCTTCTCGCATGCACTGATAAGAATGTGTTGGATCGTGACAATTTTCTTCTTCATTTGTTGCAGCTTTTCTAGTCGCTTTTCCTGCCCGGCACGTGGAGTGGCAATGAAAGGCCCAACCATTTTAACAGGTGATTTCTTTCGAGGCGTGGCTTCTTTTCTCCTACTGGCCAAGGATATGCAAAATTCATCATCAGTATTGCTTTTACTTTCTTCAACAACCTGATGCTTCTCAATCTGTTTCTTCAGCAGACTTTCTTCAACAACCTGATGCTTATCAATCTGTTTCTTCAGCAGACTTTCTTCAACAACCTGATGCTTATCAATCTGTTTCTTCAGCAGATCGCTGGACTCTGCTTCCTGACCAGTTTTGTCTAGTGTACAAAGTCCCTTGCTGGAGTACCCTACAACTGCATAGCTATCTTTTTTGAAGTACTCGCATATATTCGAACTAGTAGCGGAAACGTCGGCAAATGCAGCTTTATCTAAAATACAATcaaacaaagtttttttttttgtttaaagacacaactagagcacattgatttattaatcagtggctattggatgtcaaccattgggtaattttggttacagacgaaacccactacatttttccattagtagcaagggatcttttatatgcaccatccccagaAAGTCTAAAGActtaattatgtattatataggGAAAACGGTTGGTGTGTACGTTCTATGAGACAAGCCATACAGGTGTATCCTTCCTGTCATTCTGGTAAATGTCACTACTGGTCTTTTGAATGGTTGATTGCCTGTTCTTATGCAAATTATTGTTGCACAGTTTATGACACTGTtccacaaaaaaactaaaaaattctttattataaatttacatCATTCATAAAACATGGGATCGATGGGGgagttggtgggcccactgagctatttctcgttccagccagtgcatcacgattggtatatcaaaggccgtagatATGTACgaccccgtctgtgggatggtgcatataaaagatcccttgctgctaatcagaaagagtagcccatatagtggcgacagaaggtttcctctttcaatatctgtgtggtccttaaccaaatgtctgatgccatataaccgtaaataaaatacgttgagtgcgtcgttaaataaaacatgtctttctttttttctttcattcataaAACAAGTTCTGGTCTTCAAGTAatcaaaatgtgtaaatgtttcATGAATCTGTATCAGTGGGATTGTTTGATACATATAGTGTGTACATGCACTGACAAGTAacataaagtttgctttgtttaacaacaccactagagcacattgatttattaatcatcagcttttggtagttgtgacacatagtcatcagaggaaacccgctacatttttcctaatgcagcaagggatcttttatatgcactttcccacagacaggaaaacacataccatggcctttgaccagttgtggtgcactggttggaaggaaaacaaaaaaaaaaaacaatcagctgaatggatccaccgaggtgattcgatcctgtgacgcaagcactccaccgactgagctaaatccaagCCTGACAAGTAACAACTACTATATGGTTTCTGTCTCATTCCAGTACCAGAACTGTCTGTGTAAGCACATCAAAACTCGGCACATCACAACGAATTAGTGGTTACATACAAAATGCACACAATTTGCCATGATTAGCCACAAGAGAAGAcaacatattgtttaaaaacagacTGAATGGTTAACGACGTTTTAGCACACAAAACCAATAGCATCTAGCCGCTGTCAAACAGATCATTAAAACGACAactgggaaggaaggaactgttttatttaacaacgcacacaacacattttagttacggttatatggcatcaaaatGATAGCTGGGAGACCACTACAACAAtttaaacagaaagaaagaaagaaatgttttatttaatgacgcactcaacacattatttttatgattatatggcatcagacatatggttaaggaccacatagatattgagagagaaaacccactgtcaccacttcatggactactcttttcgattagcagcaagggatcttttatatacaccatcccacagacaggatagtacatggcctttgttacaccagttgtggagcactggctggaacgagaaatgaaaTGCAAGGAAACCAAGGAAGTCATAACAGTGACCGTACCTGCTGCACATAGACAGCCAAGGGTGAGGGTTTGGAATATTGTGTttaagatgtattttagagcattatggaatgaaaatattaccacagaaagaatgttttatttaacgacgcactcaacacattttatttacggttatatggcgtcagacatatggttaaggaccacacagattttgagaggaaacccgctgtcgccactacatgggctactcttccgattagcagcaagggatctattatttgcgcttcccacaggcaggatagcacaaaccatggcctttgttgaaccagttatggatcactggtcggtgcaagtggtttacacctacccattgagccttgcagagcactcactcagggtttggagttaaaaatcccatgcctcgactgggatacgaacccagtacctaccagcctgtagaccgatggcctactacgccgccaccgaggccggtcaatttAAACAAAGATCATGTCCAAATTTCACTACAGTTACTTGATACTCTCCAAATTTaactaaactaaaaacaaacattcatttggCTTTGATAATTATTGACTGgaacaattatatttaataaaaatttattgaaaaaaatgcattaaatgtaacaaaatatttttgatctGTTATGGTGGTGAGATTTAATACTATGTCTTACTGTTCTTATGCATGAGAAGGATGTCATAATTTTCTCTATTGGATGAGATCAAGTCCCAAATAGGCCCTTCAACCTGTCTGCTGGTAAGAAGCTGTAAAAGAAGATAAGTaacaattatgttttatatatgaatattgatttttaaattatattaaccgatttttatttaaatatactaatagtgattttttaatatacttaaagtgattttattcaaatacactaataataatttttatataattgaaAGGGCGGTGGtatagcctagtggtatagcgttcgcgtgatgtgcggtcggtctgggatcgatcctcgtcggtgaccccattgagctatttctcgctccagccagtgcgcaacgactggtatatcaaaggccgtggtatgtgttatcctgtctgtgggatgttgcatataaaagatcccttgctgctaattaaaagaagtagcccatgaagtggcgacagcaggtttcctctcttaatatctgtgtggtccgtaactatatgtctgatgccatataaccgtaaataaagtgtgttgagtgcgttgttaaataaaacatttccattccaTTCTATATACTTGAACTTGAAACTTGTTCTCCATGCCTATATCCACTAGGGTTGAGGCACATCTCCATTGGGTCCCATCCCTGGCATGGCCAGCAGTTTGACACGAGGGAGATTTTATACACCAATAGTCGATGTTTTTATATACTAATAGTGACTTTTATAAACTAGTAGTTATACAAACATTCCTGGAATGTATTTATATTCAGAATTCGACGTGATACTAATTCAGGTATGACCGACATACAAAACAGCCAAAGAGCTTCGAAGAGAACCAGCATATTCAGTATGGTTATTTTCAGATCAcctaaggaaggaaggaaatattttatttaacgacgcactgaacacattttatttacagttatatggcgcaagacatatggttaaggaccacacagatattgaaggaggaaaccagccgtcgccacttcatgggctactcttttcgattggcagcaagggatcttttatatgcaccatcccatagacaggatagcacataccacagcctttgatgtaccagtcgtggtgcactggctggagcgagaaatagctcaatggtcccactgacggggatcgatcccaaaccgaccacgcatcaagctattggatgtcaaacatttggtaatttgacatatagtcttagagaggaaacccactccatttttccattagtagcaagggatcttttatatgcaccatcccacacaggatagcacataccacggcctttggtgcactggctggaacgagaaatagcccaacgggtctaaccgatggggatcgatcctagaccaaccgcctatcaagcaagcgctttaccacacagctatgtctcgcccctgggtactaataaataatatgactttGTTGTAACAGGGAAaggtgaataataaaaaataaaataaaataataataataataataataatatgacatcatacaaAAGCAACAACACAGATCCAGTTGTGTCATAACTGCCTGCTTTCAAAACACTTTCAGTGGTCAGTGTGTCAATGGTTACACCTCTTGGAATCCATTTCTGGAAAACACACCGATTTGCATTAGGGAAACCGAATATGGTGTCTCAAGAGTATAACTGATACAACACAACAAGAACAAGTGTTACATTTAACTACAACTGTACCCAATGCCATAGACATACCGTGCGGAAATCAATGGGCAAACCATCTGAAAGGTGTTTCTCTCGCTCCGAGCAAcctctgaaataaaataatatagatTCAGTTTTAGTATAAAATAAGTACTGCATGTTTTCCAAATTCTTTCAATACTATTTAACATATATTGAACATACGGATATCAAATGCATCATAACATAGATGTTTGTAACCAAGTTACTGTTTTATAGACCCATCATTTCCCTCAAAATATGCCCGActgtttaaagtttatttttgtttagcgacaccactggagcacattgattcattaatcatcgactactgaatgtcaaacatttggtcattctgactcgtagtcatcagagaaaacccgctacatttttcctaatgaagcaagggatcttttatttgcactctccctcagacaggaaagtacatacaacggcctttgtccagttgttgtgcacggattggaacaagaaaaaccccaatctgctgaatggatccactgaggtggttcgatcctgtgacgcaagcacctcaagtgagcattcgaccaactgagctaaaaCACGCTAAATTAacagtttttaaacatattgcAAAATCTTTATCCAGACCTTTTTTGATTAACTAGTTTAGCAAGGACatcagatatttttttttatatatatatatactaaaatgcTTTAATCTGGATAATGTACAAATTACAATGGATTCCGTCTACACAGGGTTTAGGCGCATCTAACAAAATATGCCAGTGAGTACACCAAGATGTTCAATTCCAGACCCAGCCCTCTGAGTCACATGCTTTAAAAACTGAGCTACATTATGCACCAGCAAGTCAACAAATACAGCCTGCTATTTACAACACTGACCCGTGTGCAAGCCCTGCTAATTCTTAGATACATGTTGCCCTtgtttttgaatttgttttttgtttttgtttaacgacaccactagagcacaatgatttattaatcatcggctattgtatgtcagaCATAATGGTCTTTTTGATATAgtcagttttaacaactcaatggataggtgtaagaccactataccatcttctctctcactaaccaaaaACAACTAagtactaacccactgtcctggaaagacagcccagatagccgaggtgtgtgcccaggatagcttGTTTGGATCTcaattggacataagcatgaaaataagttgaaatgaatgaacgaacgaacgaacgaatgaacgaacgaacgaatgaacaaacgaacaaacaatTTAACTTCTATACTGCTATCTTGTGGTATTTAGATAGAAACAAACTTCATTAACAAGACCACTGGTTTACACACACTCTATTTCATGATGATGTTCTGTACCTGATGTCAATAACTGGGGGTCCTCCAGCCTTCATGTGAATAATGGTACCATCCTTCATAACCACAAACTCGTCCAGATCCATCTGttcaaacatcataaaaataTCATGTTATATATTCAAAAAAGAAGTCCAAgtgtactgctaaagcaatacatgtcccctaccaagTTCAAAGGTCATAACTCCATCCAAAGAAATTTATCGATTCCATTTATGACAGTTATGACTCTTGAATAAATCCCCATGAAATTCAATCCTGAGACCTAATACACAAAGTTCTTTCAAGCAACTTCACGTCATCTTTGCAAACCTTTTACCACTGCACTGCAATATCGCAAAGTTGAAGAgtcccaggggcctaattcacaaagcgatcttagccctaagatcaccgtaagtgcatagctaccttatgcacttaggtgatcttaatgctaagatcgcttcatggaacggggccaaggctccatattcataaatgtacttaattcaatgtatgatacttatctatgtacttttaagtatgtatttaggtatcatacattgacttaagtatgtttatgaatacggagcctggtCTTTAACTCTACGTGATCTCCAGAATGTCAGCTCCATATCGCGAGGTATTGCAATAAAGTCTGAAAAAGCTATATAATGTAGGACAGACTGGcagacagacatgcagacagacagacaggcagacagacaggcagacagacagactggcagatagacaggcagacagacagacagacagacagacaggcagacagacagactgccAGACAGACAGGTAGATAGACAGACTAGCAgatagacaggcagacaggcagacaggcagacagacagacagacaggcaggcaggcagacagacagaaagatagacagacagacagccagacaggcaggcaggcaggcagacagacaggcagacagactgGCAGATAGACAGGCATGCAGACAGGCAtgcagacaggcaggcagacagacaggcagacaggccagccaggcagacaggcagacaggcagacagatagacatacaGCCAGATagataggcagacagacagacaggcagacagacacagacagacagcaagcagacagacagacagacagacagacagacagacacacacagccAGATAGAGAGGCAgatagacaggcagacagacaggcagacagacagacaagagacaaaacctatagacCTCTTGAGTTGGGACAGTTAAAACatcatacattatatattaaaacaccTCTCTTTAAacgttatttataatatattaaaacgcATCTGTACCTAGGTATGATTTTAAAATTGCCTAATCTGTGTGGTTAGTTCgttaatatgtatttatcaGACTGAATCAAATATTTAATCATCTTTTCTTAGCATCACATTGGTAGCCATTCTTATAAATGTTTCAGCCAATATGTCAGAATGGTTACTTACTGCTATATGAATGTAGGAGCCAtattcatattacattatcttGTTTCTAAAATATACTGTTTTATCACACAGCACAACTCTAaagatgtatttttaattaaaaatacacaaatgtaGTCTATTTATATTTCAATCAACATACAATGCATACATTTGCTCTGTATAAGGAATATCTATTTCAAGAAAGTTGACATGGTCATACTTTTAATGATAAATGTAACAAAGAATAGAGAACAGATTGTCAAGGACACAAATAAAAGTTCTACTTACTGCAATTCCTTCACAGATGTCTTCTAGAACTGTGATTAATTCCTGCTTTGTCATTCtctagaaaaacaaatataagaaATCTTCTTACTGAGATAATTAtcataaacattaacattattaatgtGATCTTCATAAACTGACATTTTTTTACAATACAAACAACTCGAAAGTGATTTATATTAGT includes the following:
- the LOC121368327 gene encoding uncharacterized protein LOC121368327 is translated as MKWIKADYMDPSDDSYWTPPGPAVEQTEDKHSDEPPKHLLCEQCIDLCATLYLREKFYGDESGPKFLEFWSRGDPRFNDRCNPLYNPVAFSDTDWRDDCEIEDYQEFFCYVRAKYEREKDMCVRCLELQKEEKSTKKPKKKKKKKKKKLMDVKNEPQAGDDEVDASLVNSKVAESACVVAESACVVAESACVVAGKGEGNKERWPFSSNTKRMESVVHSIIPGKKNANSFSVVQLDDISTKCFETTITIAGSKHDSFSSDMDMDDFAPLAMSSAILKAKIPNLPSKMELWQGSHCCIVVLNYMSEEPENPTNFNLKVLGSNNNTVMSIMFQLLRYVGKRKQRPCPGWTMVVDDILTCIMLEETHKHEQLVISIQRGFHPASCLSDEGRTTLIENVDVKWMNESTEDGDAMVDRMTKQELITVLEDICEGIAMDLDEFVVMKDGTIIHMKAGGPPVIDIRGCSEREKHLSDGLPIDFRTLLTSRQVEGPIWDLISSNRENYDILLMHKNNKAAFADVSATSSNICEYFKKDSYAVVGYSSKGLCTLDKTGQEAESSDLLKKQIDKHQVVEESLLKKQIDKHQVVEESLLKKQIEKHQVVEESKSNTDDEFCISLASRRKEATPRKKSPVKMVGPFIATPRAGQEKRLEKLQQMKKKIVTIQHILISACEKPDEHEKGCTCCEVKFTMQIENDGDSYTVKLFLSDLSPGIERTCRKDELSSTIRSTLCDQINEQMPFLGVDRVDVQVKEDKNGGLKINLNMFGYSREPPVFSFSGPGACVQQKAKPHSKGKKQTCVITFKTKVSDVPFPGQRLRTEASILPDHNTTQTVSQDKTSANSLVDGHDVTTTLKENVWKVKKVKAAGCGVQLETTPCASPDANCERNHSSEGSGKRKLRVCSNCRLEEDKPKLFKKCQKCKQESIRNARYYCGKECQVTDWISRHKQEHVDGSLL